Within Macadamia integrifolia cultivar HAES 741 unplaced genomic scaffold, SCU_Mint_v3 scaffold3938, whole genome shotgun sequence, the genomic segment GGGAATAGCTCTATATAACGACTCCCGAGGGTCATCCTGTCTTTCGCCATTGCAGCCTTTGAATCCTCAGGATTTGCAAACTCCACAAATGCTTCACCTGTGGGCCTCCCATCCATATTGAGCGTGATATGAATAGAATCTTCAGAAAGCATGAAATCTTTAAAGAATTCCATAATATCATCCTTCCCAGCTGAAAATGGCAATCCTCTCAATCGCAATACCCCAGTATGTTGGGCTGAGTCCTTCGCATCATCATAGGATCTTGCCCGAGCCTTCTGGCGGGGTGAACCACTACGGGCATCAGAAACTTCATTTGCTATGGCCTTGTAATATTCTTGTCTCTTACTCCTGAAAACTTCAATGTATCGCCTACCCATGTTCTGTCGGTTCCTCTGAACTGCAAAATCAACTTGAAGGGGATAACCTAAAACAACAAAGGCCTCCCCACTGAACCTGCCGTGTTTGTGGACGAATAAAACGTCAACAATATCTAGACCGTGAAAGAACTCAGTCACATCAGCTTCTGTGCAATCAAAGGGAAGCCCTCGCAGTCGAACA encodes:
- the LOC122068446 gene encoding G-rich sequence factor 1-like, whose product is MFYRGNYVDGGDGREMGPKRQRILDQPTSFYGASAGSSFMYNEASPYAYAGQPPFPVVRLRGLPFDCTEADVTEFFHGLDIVDVLFVHKHGRFSGEAFVVLGYPLQVDFAVQRNRQNMGRRYIEVFRSKRQEYYKAIANEVSDARSGSPRQKARARSYDDAKDSAQHTGVLRLRGLPFSAGKDDIMEFFKDFMLSEDSIHITLNMDGRPTGEAFVEFANPEDSKAAMAKDRMTLGSRYIEL